The stretch of DNA CGGCCTCGGCGACGCGGTCGAGCAGTTGCGGGCGTCCACACAGCGCCTGAGCGACCAACAGGCGGCGGTCTCCGAACAGATGTCGGAGACGGCACGAGCGCTCGACCGGGACTCGGCGGAGCCGAACGCGACAGTCACGCCGGGCGGCGCGGCCCCGACCCCCGTCGCCGACGACTGAGACGCGCCAGCCGCCGCGAGCGCGCACCACAATATAGAAAAGCGCCGGGCGGATACGACCCCGTATGGACGTTCCGTACGACATCACCTCCTACGTTCGCGTACTCAAACTGGCGAGTACGCCCTCCTGGGAGGAGTTCTCCCAGATCGCGAAGATCGCCGGCGCGGGCATCGCGCTGGTCGGACTGCTCGGGTTCCTCATCTTCGCCGTGATGAGCTTCATCCCCGGTAGCAAGCCGGTGTAATCTATGGGGATCTACGCTGTCAAGACCACGGCCAGTCAGGAACGCACCGTCGCGGACATGATCATCAGCCGCGAGGAGGAGGAGGTCCACGCCGCGCTCGCGCCGGACTCGCTGACCAGCTACGTGATGGTCGAGGCCGACGACGCGGCGGTCTTCGACCGCATCCTCGACGAGATCCCCCACGCCAACGGCGTCGTCCAGGGGGAGTCCTCGATGGCGGAGGTCGAGCACTTCCTCTCGCCGAAACCCGACGTCGAAGGCATCGCGGAGGGCGACATCGTCGAACTCATCGCCGGCCCGTTCAAGGGCGAGAAGGCACAGGTCCAGCGCATCGACGAGGGCAAGGACCAGGTGACCGTCGAGCTGTACGAGGCGACGGTCCCGATTCCCGTGACAGTGCGCGGGGACCAGATCCGAGTTCTCGACTCCGAAGAGCGGTAACGCCTCGGACGAGGTCGCCGGTTTCCCGCGGACGAGCACACTCGTTCGCGGTGCTCGCACGGACACAAAAACGCGTCGACGGCGGGAACCCGGTCGCAGTGAACGGCGGCTCCGCTAGTTCTCGATCCGGTCGATGACCTCGTTCATGTCGGCCGCGGCCTCGATGGACTCCTTGATCTTCTCGCGGCGGCGGACCTCGGCGGCGGAGGCGTCGTAGGCGCGGACGTACTCGGCCCGCGAGTGCTCGTCGAAGGCGTGTTTGATGGCGAAGTAGCCGTCGGGGACGACGGTGCCACAGACCTTGCAGGCGATTCGGTCGTGGTCCGTCGACTGGTGGACGATGAGGTCCTCGACGCGGTCGAACCGGCTGTCGTCGCCCTCGATGGCGCACTCCCAGCGTGGCATTACCGGAAGCAGACCGTGCGCGACCAAAAGCGTTCCCACGACCGACGAATGGAAACCCCTAATTGGCAGACTGAGATACCCACACGCGTGACGAGTGAGGGGTTCAACGTCGACCTGCACGTGAAGGTGCTCGACGACCGGGTCGTCCAGCGGGCCAAAGACCGGGGACTGGACGCGCTGGTCTACGCCCCCCACTTCACGCGGCTGCCGGAGATCCGGGAGCGGGCCGAACGCTTCTCCGACGACGAGCTGACGGTCTTTCCGGCCCGGGAGCTGTTCACCGAGAGCTGGCAGCGCCGGCGACACGTCCTCGGGGTCGGGCTCTCGGAGCCGATCCCGGACTTCCTCACCCTGGAGGCGACGATGGCGGAGCTCCGGCGACAGGACGCGGCGGTCCTCGTCCCGCACCCGGGCTTTCTCAGCGTCTCGCTGGGTCGGGCGGAGATCGAGGCCTACGACGACGCCATCGACGCGATCGAGGTGTACAACCCCAAGCACCTGCCACACCACAACCGCCGGGCCCGCGAGTGGGCGCGCGAGACCGGCCAGGGGACGTTCACGTCGTCGTACGCCCACCTGCGGGGCACCGTCGGCGAGGCGTGGGTGTCCTTCGACCGCTCGTTCGAGACGGCGGCGGACCTGGCGGCCGCGCTCCGGGGCGGCGAACCGCGGCGCATCTTCCACCGGAACGGGGTTCGTCACGGCGTCCGCCGGGCGCTGGAGTTCGCCCACCTGGGTTACGAGAACAGCTGGGAGAAGTTCGACCGGGTGATGTTACAGGGGACCGCGCCGACCCACCCCGACCACGTCGCCTACGACGGCGCGTTCGACGACGTGAAGGTCTACTAGGCGATGCTCGCGGTGCCCTCGACGATGTACTGGGAGAGCCCCGTCGGGAGGTACTGCGGGAGGACGTGGACGAGGACGGCGACGATGCCCAGTTCGACGACGGTGATGACGACGGTGACGATCTCGGCGTGGTCGCTGGAGGTGGTGACCCCCGACGGGAAGCCGAACTCCCTGTCCCAGACCGGGTAGAACAGCGCGATCCCGCGCTTGGAGCCGAGATAGTCCAGAGCGTAGTGCGTGAGGACGCCGAGCCACACCCACTGGAGGTTGCCGCCGTGGTAGATCGGGTGCGCCAGGAAGATCACGAGCACCGGGATGTTGTGGAGCGTCTTCCGGTGTTTCCCGAAGGCGGTGTCCACGTCGGGGAACAGCGCCCCCAGGACGACGGGGAGGAACACCTCGGCGATGGTGGCGAAGGTCGTCACGTCCCCCGAGGGGTCCAGGACGTACCCGAGACCGATGCTCAGCAGAACCGCGTTCAACACGTGCCCGCGTTTGTCCATCCACACGGGGCCAGGACGGGCCGGGCGAAAGGTCTTACCCCTCGGCCGTCTCGCGGCCCGCGTCCCGCACGGCGGCCAGCAGGTCCGTCAGGGCCTGCCGGGCGATCCGATCTTTCACTTGGGTCCGTGAGCCGTCGAACTCGTAGCGGCGGACCGTGCAGTCCGACGCGCCGCTCTCCCACGGCGCGGCGTTCGCGACGCCGACGTAGACGGTGCCGACGGGCGTCTCCGCGGTGCCGCCGTCGGGGCCGGCGACGCCCGTCGTCGCCAGGCCCCAGTCGGTGCCGGCCGTGTCCCGGACCGCTCGGGCCATCTCCCGGGCGACCGGTTCGGAGACGGCACCGTGGGCGTCCAGCGCCTCCCGCGAGACGGCCAGCAGGTCCTGTTTCGCGGCGTAGGAGTAGCTGACCACCGAGCGGTCGAAGTAGTCGCTGGAGCCCGGGACGTCCGTCAGGAGCGACCCGACCAGTCCGCCGGTACAGGACTCGGCGACGGCCACCGTCGCCCCGGTGGCCCTGAGCGCCTCGCCGACCCGCTCCTCGACGGCGTCGTCGGAGTCCGTCCGACCGCTCGCGGAATCGTGCGCCACGGCGTCCTCGGTCATAGCCGGCGGTTGGTCCCGTCGGGGGAAAAGCGTTCACTCGCCGGGCGGAGACCTATGGGTGTGGAGCCGCAACGTCTCGTATGGCCTACCAGACCACGCTCGGCTGGTCGCTCGTCTCCTCCGGTGTCGTGACGCTCCTGCTCGGCGTCCTCCCGGGGTCGGACCTCCTCTGGGGCGTCCTCCTGCTCGCGGCGGGGATCGTGACGCTGTACGTCCGCCAGTAGAAAGACAGACGGGCAACGCGGCCACAGCGGAGGTATGGACTACGAGACGCCCCAGTTCTTCCGGGTGATGCAGTACGCCGCCCGGGCCGACCGGGACGTGGTCGACATGGTGTCTGGCAACCCCGACTGGGACCCGCCCGCGGCCCTCCGGGACGGCCTGCGGGAGTTCGCCGACCTGCCGGCCGACGACTTCCAGTACCCGCCCAGCGTCGGCCTCCGATCGCTCCGTGAGGCCATCGCCGCCCGGCGGGACGTCCCCAGAGGACGGGTCCTCGTCACGAACGGGGCCGGCGAGGCGAACCACCTCGCGATGACCGGCGGACTCGACCACTTCCCCGGGAACGAGATCCTGCTGACCGACCCGGTCTACCCCTACTACGCCGGCCGCGCGAACTTCGTCGGGGCCGAGACCACCTACGTCCCCGTCGCCGACGACGGCCACCTTCGACCCGCGGACGTGCGGGCGGCCGCCGGCGAGGAGACGGCCGTGATCGTCGTCACGTCGCCGAACAACCCCACGGGCGCGGTGTACGACGCCGACGCGATGGCCGAGTTCGCGGCGATCGCCGAGGCCCACGACGCCCTGCTCGTGGCCGACGAGGTGTACGACCACTTCGACTTCTCGGGGCGGTTCGCCTCGGCGCTGGCGACGGACTCGCCCAACGTCGTCGCGACCAACTCCTTCTCGAAGTCGATGGCCGTCACGGGCCTGCGGGTCGGCTACGCCGTGTTCCCGTCCGAGGACGGCCCGAACGGCGACCTGCTGGACCGCGCCCGGACCCGACATATGTTGACCAACGTCACCGGGAGCCGCCCGGCCCAGTACGCCGTCGAGCGAGCGTTCCGGGAGACCGACCCCGACTACTACGCCGCCGCCCGCGAGCGCCTGACCGACCGCATCGACGCGATCTGTGGGGCGCTCGACGCCGTCGGTGCGGAGTACGACCGGCCCGAGGGCGGCTTCTACGTGATGGCGCGGTTCCCCGGCTTCCCGGGGAGCCTGGCGAACGTGCAGGAACTGATCGACGAGGGCGGCGTCGCGGGGATGCCCGGCGAGGCCTTCGGCGAGTCCCGGGCCGACTGGCTCCGCTTCTCGCTGACGACCGACCGGGTCGAGACCGCTGCCGACCGGCTGGTCGACTTCTTCGGCTGACTCACACCGCCTCGACGCGGCGGAACAGCGCCGCGCCGAGCAGGACGGTCACGGCGGCGGCGACGGCCAGCGCCCCGACGTCGACGGCGACCGGCCGGACCGAGTAGCCCACCAGCGCGCCCCGGAGGCCGTCGACCCCGTAGGTCAGCGGGTTCAGGTAGCCGACGACCCGGAGCGGCACCGGGAGGTTCGACAGGGGGTAGAACGCCCCCGAGAGGAAGGCAAGCGGGAACAGGACGAAGTTGATCAGGAGGTTGTACCCCTGCGTGTCCTTGAACTGCGAGGCCAGCGCGAGGCCCAGTCCGATGAACGTCGCGGCGACGAGCGCGAGGATGCCGGCCGCGACGGCGACGCCGACCAGCGAGACCGGTCGGAACCCAAGCGGGAGCGCGAGCACGAGGATGAGCAGCGCCTGGAGCATCGTCGTGGTCGCGCCGCCGGCGATGCGGCCGACCACGATCCCCGTCCGGCTGACGGGCGCGACGAGGATCTCCTTCAGGAACCCCACCTCGCGGTCCGACAGCACCGCGAGGCCGGTGAACGACGCGGCAAAGAGCATCGTGAACCCGAGGATGCCGGGGACGAGGTACTCCAGGTAGGTCAGCGACGGCGGCACCGCGCCGAACCGCGCCCCCCGGAAGCCGAACCCGAAGAACACGAGGATGAAGAAGGGCCCGAGCAGGAGGCCGACGACGCGGCTCTTGGCCCGCCAGAACCGGACGACGTCGCGCTTCCAGAGGCCGTAGACCGCGACGGCCTCGCGAGCGAGTCTCCCGCGGTCGCTCTCCGCTCCGATATCGCCGTCAGTCATCGTCCTCGCCCCCTGTGGGGGCCGTCGCGGTCGCCTCGGTCCCGTCTCCGGTCGGTTCGGCGGCGTCCTCGACGGTTCGGCCGGTCAGCGAGAGGAACACCCGCTCCAGCGTCGGTCGGTCGACGGAGACGGTCCGGACCTCCGCGACCACGCTCGCGCTCGTCACCAGCGCGGCCACTCGACGTGCCCCGTCGTCGACACCGACGTCGACGCCGTCCCCGGTCGCCGTCACCGAGCGGACCCAGGGTTCGCCCTCGACGGCGGCGGCGACGGCGCTCGGATCGTCGGTGCCCAGTCGGACCACGTCGCCGCCGAGGTCGGCCTTCAGCGTCTCCGGGTCGTCGAGCGCGACCACCGAGCCGTCGTCGACGATCGCCACGCGGTCACAGAGCGCGTCGGCCTCCTCCATATAGTGGGTCGTCAGGACGACGGTGACGCCGGCCTCGCGGTTCAGGCGGGCGACGTAGTCCCGGGCGGTCTTGCGGGTCCCCGCGTCCAGCCCGACCGTCGGCTCGTCGAGGAAGAGCACGTCGGGTTCGTGGAGCAGCCCCCGGGCCAGTTCGAGCCGGCGGGCCATCCCGCCGGAGTACTCGCCGACGGGCTTGTCGGCGTCGTCGCCGAGGTCGACGAGGTCCAGGACGGTCCGTGTCCGTTCCCGGCGACGATCCGCCCGGATGCCGTACAGCCGCGCGTGAAACCGGAGGTTCTCCGTGCCGGTCAGTTCGTCGTCCAGCGCGGGCTCCTGGAACACGACGCCGATGCGCTGCCGGACCGCACCCGGTGCGGCGACCACGTCGTGGCCCGCGACGCGGGCGGTCCCCTCGCTGGGGGAAAGCAGGGTACAGAGCGTGTTCACGAGCGTCGACTTGCCCGCGCCGTTGGGCCCGAGCAGCCCGAGGATCTCGCCGGTCTCGACGGTGAGAGAGACGTCGTCGACGGCGACGAGGTCGCCGTAGCGGCGCGTGAGTCCCTCGACCTCGATAGCTGCCATCGGGATGAGAAGGGGCCGGACGGGCTTGAGGGTTGGTACGCGCGAGTCGGGACCGCCGCCGCTCGGCCCGACTCAGTTGAACGCAAGCGCCACGTCGCGGGCGCGGGCCAGCAGGTCCTCGTCGTAGTACGCCGTCGTCTGCTGTGGGTGGACCGCGTCGATGGCCCGGACCTGCCACACGGTGTTGGCGAAGTTCTTGTAGGTCGCCTCGTCGACCATCTGGCCGTCGACGACGACCGCGCCGGTCCCCTCGCGCTTGGCGTCGTTGAACGCCTCGATCTTCGAGACGTCCCGCTCCAGTTCCTCGGTGCTCGGCATGTGGATGCGGTTGGCCTGTGCGGTCTGCTTGGGGTGGAGCGACCACGAGCCGTCGATGCCGACGGTGGCCTCCCGCTCGACCTGGTCGGCGTACCCCTCGGCGTTGTAGTAGGTGACGCCGGCCCGCTCGTGGAACAGCTGGTCGAACGGGCCGCCGACGGCGGCGATGTCGGCCGCGCTGGTCTCGTTGGAGAGCGCCTCCAGGAGGCCGTCCCAGCGGGGCCGCTCGCCGTCCAGCGCCCGCCCGCCGAGTTCGGCGGTGTAGTCGACGGGACCGAAGACGATCGCTTCCAGCCGCGAGTCGGTGGCGAACCGACAGATCTCTCGGAGGTCCGACCGGGCCGCCGCCGTCTCCAGGATGATCGCCATGTCCAGCGCGCCGTCGGCGAGGCCCGCGTCGCGTTCGGCTTCGGCGATGACGTTCGCCGCGTCGCGCACGTCCGCCAGCCGGCCGACCTTCGGGACGACGACGCCGTCGAGGTGCTCGCCGACCTCGCTCGCGAGCCGCCGGACCTGGTCGGTGCCGCGCTCGCGGAACTGTTGGCCGTCGTAGGCCCACTCGACCCGCGGGAGGATCTCGCCGGCGAAGTCGGGGGCGTGGTCGGGCAGGCGCTCGACGACGTTGTCGACGGCCTCGGCCTTCATCGAGGGGGCGGTGCCGTCCTCGATGTCGGGCACGAGCCAGTCGGGGGTCTGGAACCCCTCGCTGGTGAGGCCGGAGGTGAGGAACTTCGCGCTGTCGTCCCGGGGGACGGCAGCGGGCGCGGTCTGGAACGTGCGGCAGAGCCGTGTGTCGTTGGTCGTCATCGTGAGTCTCGCTCGACGAGGGAAGTTCGCCGGCCGGAGTAGACCGGGGTGTCGTGCTGATTGAACGCGACGTGTTCGAAGGTGACCGCGCCCGTCCGGTCGGGGCCGGCCGCCCCGTCGCAGTCGAGGACGCGCGTGAAGCCGTAGACCGTGTCGCCCAGCGTCACGAAGTCGTGGAACCGCTCGTCCTCGAAACGGCGCTCGCGGTAGGTCGCCTCGTCCGAGCGGGCGTGAGCCAACGAGATCGACCGGGTCACGTCGCCGTAGGCGACGATATCGCCCGACGGCGAGTCGGCCATCTCGTCGCGGTTGTGGTGCTGGCGGGCGGTGTTCAGCGTCGCCAGCGGCAGGCCGGCCACGAGGTGGTCGTCCATCGTCCGCCCCCGCTCGTGGCGGTAGGCGACCGCGGCCTGCGCCCCGCGAGCGCGGTCGAGCGCGTCCCTGAACGCCTCGAACGTCTCGCCGTCGGGCGTCAGGAGCGCGTCGGGGAGGGCGGGACCGTCGCCGGCATCGTCGGGCGGTGTCTCTGGGCCGCTCCCGCCGCCGTCTGTCGCCGCGGGGTCGCGTCGCGGGACCATGTTCGTCCGCTCGTAGGAGACCAGCCGCTCGCCGGTCTCGCGGTCGCGCCCGACCGTCTCCCACGTGACGATGCCGTAGGCCGGCCGCGACGACGAGGTGCGCGTGTCCCGCACCGTCGAGGTGACGGCCAGCTCCGTGCCGGGATAGACGGGCCGGTGGAACTCGACGTCCGTCCGGCCCAGGAAGTAGCCGCCCTTCTCCGAGAGGTCCTCGACCGTGATCCCCATCACGCAGGCCAGCAGGTAGTCGGGGTGGACCGGGACGCCGTCGAACCCGCGCTCGCGGGCCGCGTCGGAGCGCCAGTAGGCGGGATCGTGGTTCAGCGTCGTGCCCATCCACTCCTCGCTGCCGTGCCGGGAGAGGCGGAGGCCGGGGTCGTGGACGAGTTCGTCGCCCTCGGCGAAGAACTCGAAGTGGTGGCCCTTCTCGCGAGTCGCCGCGCGGTCCAGCAGCGCCTCGAAGGTGTCCGGATCGCCGGTGTCGACGGCGTCGGGATCGGTCCAGTCAGTCATCGGCGCGCGCCTCCCGGGCGTCGCGCCGGCGACGCCCGAGCGTCCGCCGCATCTCGTTGGTCACGACCATGAACCCCTCGTCGAAGCCCATCCCGGGCTTGGCGAGGACCTGCGCGGCGTCGGTCGCCAGCGCGACGTGCGCACACGCCCGCGCGGACGTGACCGTCTCGTTGCAGGTGCCGCCGAGGTAGGCGCGGGTGTCGGTCCCGTCGCAGTACAGCACCGCCTCGGCCGACCGCTGGACGCCGCCGAGGTCCGGGGTCTTGACCTGGACCAGGTCGGCCGCGCCCGCGTCGACGAACGCCCGCACGTCGTCGAACGTGTTGCACCACTCGTCGGCGACGATATCCACGGCGACGCCGGCGTCGGCCAGGCCGTCGCGGAGGTCGGCCATCTGCCGGATCTGCTCGCTGCGGCCGCCGGCGTCCATCGGCCCCTCGACCTGGAGGGGGTGGGGCGCGGCCGCCGCCCGCAGCGTCTCGAAGTAGTCGACGACCTCGGCGCGGTCGTACGGCGGGCCGAACACCTCCCCGAGGATGCCGTAGACGTCGACGTGGAAGCGGGGCGCGTATTTCTCCGGTCCCAACTCGTCGGCGCGGTCGGCCAACCACGCGAGGTACTCGCGCAGGCCCTCGCCGTCCGCGCCGACCTTCTCGACGCTGTTGAACAGGCCGTGGGGCAGGACCGGGACGCCCTTTATCATCATCTTCTCGGCGTTGGTCCGGCGCTCGTCGCCCGACTGGCCGAACACCGGGACCGGTTCGGTGGCGGGGTCGGTGTCGTAGGCGTCGTCCAGCACGTCGGTCCGCGTCCCGCGGCGTGCGCGGGCCGCCGCGTCCAGCAGCGCCTGCGAGACACCGTACCTGACCGCGGTGTGCAGGCGCTCGCCGCCCGATCGTTCGGGAGCCAGCTCCTCGACCCGCTCGGCGTTCTCCCGGAACGCGGCGGGGTCGCGGCCCCGGAGTTCGTCGGCCACCGGGCCCTCGACGACGGGGCGGTACTCCGCCGCGCGGAACAGCGGGTCCCGGCCGCCCGCGCCGGAGTACTGGACGGCCGCGCAGTCGCCGGTGGCGACCGTCCCGTCGGACAGTTCCAGTTCGACGACGAGGCACTCGCCGGCCTCGCGGACCCGCTCGAACCCCTCGGTCACCGGGTCGCCGTCGTAGGCGAACCCCCGCTGGGTCGCGCCCTGCTTGATCGCGCGCTGGTCGTCGAAGAAGAAGCCAGACAGGCCCGGCACCGCCCGGACCGACTCAATCCGCATCGCTGGCACCCCCGGTGGGGTCGCCGCCGTTCGGACGGCCGATGAGCCGCCCCTCGCTGATGGCGTCGACGTCGTCGGCGACCATCCGGAACGACTGGTCGCGCCCCTCCGTGCGGGCGCGTTCGCCCAGCAGGGCCGCGTGAGTCTCGCGGATCTCGTCGGGGAGCGCGAGGTCGCCGAACTCGAAGATGCGCACGCGGCCGTCGTCGTCCCGGGCGGGTAGCACCGCGCCCTCGGCCGCGTCGCTCGGGGCGAAGGGCACGTCCATCGTCCCCGCGTCGAACGCCCGGACGATTCCCCGGGCCACGTCGCCGTCCCCGGCGTCGTAGATCGCGTCCATCAGGGCGCGGGTCGCCCGCTCGATCAGTCGCCGCTCCTCCTCGATCCCGTTGAGGTCGATGTCCTGCTCGATCATCATGTCGATGAGCTGCCTCGTGGTGCGCAGGCCCGCGGCGTTGGCCTCCTTGGTCGGGACCCCCTGGAACTCCTGGGGCGACTTCGTGATGACCTTGTCGGGCCGTGCGACCGCCGCCGTCGCGCCGCCGAGGCTGATGACGCCGTTGGCGCGGGCCTCGTCGGGCGGAAACCCGCCCATCCACTCGTGGAAGACGGTCGTGACCGTCACCTCGTCGGGGAGGTACTCCTCGCCAAGCGCCCGCAGCGCCCGCAGCGCGGCCACGTCCTGGACGAGGTTGCCGACCTGGCCGTAGCCCAGCGTGAGCGAGCGCACGCCCTGGGTGGCCGCGAGCTGGCCCTCGACGAGCATCACCGCGATGGCGATACACGGCGGGACGAGGGTCCCGGTCAGCGGGCCGAACGGCTCGCGGTTGATCGTGACGCCCCGCTCGGTGTAGGCCCCACAGAGCCGGTCGACGAACTGCCAGTGCTCGATCGTCGTCGCGAGGTCGTGGCGCTTGGTGTAGGGGATGTTGTACGAGATGGGACCGCCCTCGAAGGACTGGAACCCCCCCGCGAGGGTGACCATCGCCAGCAGGCGGGCGTCGGGCGTCCCGTGGCGCACCTCGATGGGGGCGTCCAGCGCCCGAACGAGGCGGCGACAGTCCTCGACGCCGTGGTTGACCGCCGGGAAGCCGTTGAGCTCGTCCGCCGCGCCGTTGCGCGAGGCCGCCAGGCCCTCCTCGGCCTTCTCGTACTCGTTGTCCCGCGTGTACGAGTCGATGGTCGTCGGGAGGAGGTCCGCGCCGCCCTCCTCCTGCAGGTACCGCAGGAGGTCGATCTGGTCCTCCAGGCAGGGGACGCCGGCCCGCGGCTGGAGCAGCGGGCGGTCGGCCGACTCCAGGACCGGCGCGAACCGCTTCTCGCGCGGGAGGGACTCGTGGAAGTCGACGGCCTCCTCGAAATCCACCGCTCGTCCGGTCGGCCAGTCGTCCCGCAGGTCGTTCGCGATGCGCTGTAGCTGGTCGGGCGAGAGCGTGCTGTCTGTCGGCATCGTCACCCGTCGACCCTGACCTGCTCGGGCTCGGTCGCGGTGATCTCGAGGTCGCGCCGGAGGTCCGCGATGGCCTCCTCGGGGTCGGTCTCCGCGTCGAAGACGCGGTCGAACCCCATCTCGCGGAACCGCTCGCGCGTGGCCTCGAAGTCGTCCTGGCCGACGGCGAGGTTACCGCCGACGTAGGTCAGGACGTCCAGACCCGCCGCCTCCAGCCGGTCGTGGAACCCCTCGCAGTCCTGCCGGGCGTGCCCGTACAGCGAGGAGACCAGTACCGCCTCGGCGTCCGTGGCTTTCGCCGCGTCGACGAACTCGGCCTGCGAGGTCTGGACGCCGAGGTTCTCCACCTCGAAGCCAGCGGCCGAGAGCGCCTGCTCGAGAATCGTGATACCGACGACGTGCGCGTCGGAGCCGATCACGCCGAGGACGACGGTTCGGGGCATGTACAGTAAGGGGAATCGCGGGAGGTGAATAAAGTTAATGGTCTATAATGATAATAGGTCCTAATACAGATTATAATGGTTTATCATTAACTACTTGTGTCGGCCCCTGCTGGCCGCGTGTATGGGTGCGCTCGACGACCTGCGGGTCCTCGACCTGACACAGGTCCTCGCCGGACCGTACTGCACGATGCTGCTCGCGGACATGGGCGCGGACGTAGTGAAGGTCGAGCGCCCCGGCGGGGACATGATCCGCTCGAACCCGCCGTACGTCGCGGACAGCGACGACGAGGCCTACGGCGGCTACTTCCAGAGCGTCAACCGCGGCAAGCGGTCGCTGGAGCTGGACCTCCGGACCGACGAGGACCGCGCGGCGTTCCTCTCGCTCGTCGAGCGCGCGGACGTGGTGGTCGAGAACTTCAAGGCCGGCACGATGGAGCGGTTCGACTGCGGCTACGAGACGCTCCGGGAGCACAACCCACAGTTGATCTACTCCTCCATCCGCGGGTTCGGCGACCCGCGGACCGGCGAGACCGAGCGACAGGGCCAGCCCTCCTTCGACCTCATCGCGCAGGCGCTGGGCGGCGTGATGGAGATCACCGGCCCCGAGGACGGGCCGCCGACGAAGGTCGGCCCCGGCGTCGGCGACATCTTCACCGCGGCGCTGAACGCCGTCGGCGTCCTCGCGGCGGTCCACCACCGCGAGCGGACCGGCGAGGGCCAGTACGTCGACACCGCGATGTACGACGCGATGGTGTCGCTGGCCGAGCGGTCGATCTACCAGTACTCCTGTGACGGCGAGGCCCCGACGCGCCAGGGCAACTCCCACCCGACGCTGTTCCCCTACGACGCCTTCGAGACGGCGGACGGCCACGCCGTCGTCGCGGCGTTCAACGACCGCCACTGGGAGACGCTGTGTGCGGCGATGGACCGCCCGGGCCTCGCCGCCGACTACCCGGACGCGGCGGCGCGACTCGACGACCGCGAGCGCCTGCGCGCCGAGATCGCCGACTGGACGCGCGACCAGACCACGGCGGAACTCGTCGAGCGACTCGACGGCCGCGTCCCGGCCGCGCCCGTTCAGGACGCGAGCGACGTCTTCGAGGACCCCCACGTCCACGGGCGGGAGATGCTCGCGGACGTGGCCCAGCCGGGCGCGGCCGAGCCGATGACCGTCGCCGGCAGCCCAATCAAGATGACCGAGACGAACCCCCGGCCGCGTGGCCGCGCGCCGCTGCTGGACGAACACCGCGAGGAGATCCTCGGCGAGGGCGAGACGGAGACCGACGCGGGACGGACCGGCGCGGAGAGCGACTGAGGACGTGAGGGACCGAAGTGGTCCCGAGAGTCGACAGCTCCGGCCGGGGTCGGGGCGGCCACTGCCGGCGAACCCGGCGGTTCAAATACGGGGCCGCCCAACCCTGGCCCGATGCGGGACACGGCCACCGGCGACGCGGCCTGGCGCGAGTACTTCGGGTTCCCGGAACCGTACGAGAACCAGGCCGACGCCGTCGAGCGCGCCATCGAGGCCGGGAAGGCGCGGGGCTTCCTCGCGATGGAGGGCCCCTGCGGGACCGGCAAGACGATGGCGGCCCTGACCGCCGGCGCACACCTCGTCCGGGACACGGACCTCTACGACCGGATCGTCGTCGTCACCCCGGTCAAACAGCAGCTCCAGCAGTTCGTCGACGACCTCCGGACGCTGAACGCCGGCGTCGACGAGCCCTTCGACGGCATCGCGCTCGTCGGGAAACGGGACCTCTGTCCGTACGGCCGCGAGGGGAAGTTCCCGGCGGACGCGAGCACCCACGAGCGCTGTGACGACCTGCGGGAAGCCACCGCGCGCCTCGTCGAGGACGACGGGAAGTCGAGCGGCGCTGCGGCCGTCGCCGAG from Haloarcula litorea encodes:
- a CDS encoding pyridoxal phosphate-dependent aminotransferase, translated to MDYETPQFFRVMQYAARADRDVVDMVSGNPDWDPPAALRDGLREFADLPADDFQYPPSVGLRSLREAIAARRDVPRGRVLVTNGAGEANHLAMTGGLDHFPGNEILLTDPVYPYYAGRANFVGAETTYVPVADDGHLRPADVRAAAGEETAVIVVTSPNNPTGAVYDADAMAEFAAIAEAHDALLVADEVYDHFDFSGRFASALATDSPNVVATNSFSKSMAVTGLRVGYAVFPSEDGPNGDLLDRARTRHMLTNVTGSRPAQYAVERAFRETDPDYYAAARERLTDRIDAICGALDAVGAEYDRPEGGFYVMARFPGFPGSLANVQELIDEGGVAGMPGEAFGESRADWLRFSLTTDRVETAADRLVDFFG
- a CDS encoding ABC transporter permease; this translates as MTDGDIGAESDRGRLAREAVAVYGLWKRDVVRFWRAKSRVVGLLLGPFFILVFFGFGFRGARFGAVPPSLTYLEYLVPGILGFTMLFAASFTGLAVLSDREVGFLKEILVAPVSRTGIVVGRIAGGATTTMLQALLILVLALPLGFRPVSLVGVAVAAGILALVAATFIGLGLALASQFKDTQGYNLLINFVLFPLAFLSGAFYPLSNLPVPLRVVGYLNPLTYGVDGLRGALVGYSVRPVAVDVGALAVAAAVTVLLGAALFRRVEAV
- a CDS encoding metal-dependent hydrolase, yielding MDKRGHVLNAVLLSIGLGYVLDPSGDVTTFATIAEVFLPVVLGALFPDVDTAFGKHRKTLHNIPVLVIFLAHPIYHGGNLQWVWLGVLTHYALDYLGSKRGIALFYPVWDREFGFPSGVTTSSDHAEIVTVVITVVELGIVAVLVHVLPQYLPTGLSQYIVEGTASIA
- a CDS encoding ABC transporter ATP-binding protein, which gives rise to MAAIEVEGLTRRYGDLVAVDDVSLTVETGEILGLLGPNGAGKSTLVNTLCTLLSPSEGTARVAGHDVVAAPGAVRQRIGVVFQEPALDDELTGTENLRFHARLYGIRADRRRERTRTVLDLVDLGDDADKPVGEYSGGMARRLELARGLLHEPDVLFLDEPTVGLDAGTRKTARDYVARLNREAGVTVVLTTHYMEEADALCDRVAIVDDGSVVALDDPETLKADLGGDVVRLGTDDPSAVAAAVEGEPWVRSVTATGDGVDVGVDDGARRVAALVTSASVVAEVRTVSVDRPTLERVFLSLTGRTVEDAAEPTGDGTEATATAPTGGEDDD
- a CDS encoding CinA family protein; translation: MTEDAVAHDSASGRTDSDDAVEERVGEALRATGATVAVAESCTGGLVGSLLTDVPGSSDYFDRSVVSYSYAAKQDLLAVSREALDAHGAVSEPVAREMARAVRDTAGTDWGLATTGVAGPDGGTAETPVGTVYVGVANAAPWESGASDCTVRRYEFDGSRTQVKDRIARQALTDLLAAVRDAGRETAEG
- a CDS encoding protein translocase SEC61 complex subunit gamma — protein: MDVPYDITSYVRVLKLASTPSWEEFSQIAKIAGAGIALVGLLGFLIFAVMSFIPGSKPV
- a CDS encoding transcription elongation factor Spt5, producing MGIYAVKTTASQERTVADMIISREEEEVHAALAPDSLTSYVMVEADDAAVFDRILDEIPHANGVVQGESSMAEVEHFLSPKPDVEGIAEGDIVELIAGPFKGEKAQVQRIDEGKDQVTVELYEATVPIPVTVRGDQIRVLDSEER
- a CDS encoding PHP-associated domain-containing protein, yielding METPNWQTEIPTRVTSEGFNVDLHVKVLDDRVVQRAKDRGLDALVYAPHFTRLPEIRERAERFSDDELTVFPARELFTESWQRRRHVLGVGLSEPIPDFLTLEATMAELRRQDAAVLVPHPGFLSVSLGRAEIEAYDDAIDAIEVYNPKHLPHHNRRAREWARETGQGTFTSSYAHLRGTVGEAWVSFDRSFETAADLAAALRGGEPRRIFHRNGVRHGVRRALEFAHLGYENSWEKFDRVMLQGTAPTHPDHVAYDGAFDDVKVY
- a CDS encoding DUF7565 family protein produces the protein MPRWECAIEGDDSRFDRVEDLIVHQSTDHDRIACKVCGTVVPDGYFAIKHAFDEHSRAEYVRAYDASAAEVRRREKIKESIEAAADMNEVIDRIEN